Proteins encoded together in one Planctomyces sp. SH-PL14 window:
- a CDS encoding RtcB family protein: MLPETIVPTGDATALLPTGTKVPPITVIGTEAIRGTFDEKCLQQAINSRLAPGVTDLVLNPDAHCGYGAPVGCVLVSPSHVYPGPVGVDIKCSMSLLQLDLPADQIIDRPTRRAIINAICERTPTGAGRGQRHAKKSRFVDETLGRQAVIEGASESVCTQLGIPPEWATRCEDSFHVGHDGTADALGQRLQGHLDGGFFRNFADKINQLGSYGGGNHFGECEVVQIADNDRARTAAEVFGLRDGKVAFLSHCGSRGIGHNLASGQFKSLQAKFENWSIPLPGEDRELVYAPLGTPEADAYLDDMALGANFATINHLLINALVLEAFQEVIPGVTGELVYFISHNIARQEIVGNRLSWVHRKGSTRAFPGGHPALKGTLYESTGHPILLPGNPQAGSCVMVADDGAALSCYSVNHGAGRVLGRKRAIRELDQRSIDQSFDEQDILTNCRTYPKDEAPAAYKDFNEVLRSVNQAGLATEVARLKARFVIKDGDQADD; encoded by the coding sequence ATGCTTCCTGAAACCATTGTCCCCACGGGGGACGCAACAGCTCTCCTTCCCACGGGGACGAAAGTTCCGCCCATCACGGTCATCGGCACCGAGGCGATCCGCGGGACCTTTGACGAAAAATGCCTCCAGCAGGCGATCAACTCCCGGCTTGCTCCGGGGGTCACGGATCTGGTCCTCAATCCCGATGCCCACTGCGGCTACGGGGCGCCGGTCGGGTGCGTGCTGGTCTCGCCTTCGCACGTCTATCCGGGGCCGGTCGGTGTCGACATCAAGTGCTCGATGAGCCTCCTGCAGCTCGACCTGCCGGCCGATCAGATCATCGACCGGCCGACCCGGCGGGCGATCATCAACGCCATCTGCGAGCGAACGCCGACCGGCGCCGGACGCGGACAGCGGCACGCCAAGAAGTCCCGCTTCGTCGATGAAACGCTCGGCCGCCAGGCGGTGATCGAAGGAGCCTCGGAGTCGGTCTGCACCCAGCTCGGGATTCCGCCCGAGTGGGCGACCCGCTGCGAGGACTCGTTCCACGTCGGACATGACGGCACGGCGGACGCGCTCGGCCAGCGACTCCAGGGACATCTCGACGGCGGGTTCTTCCGGAACTTCGCCGACAAGATCAACCAGCTCGGCTCGTACGGCGGCGGCAACCACTTCGGCGAGTGCGAAGTGGTCCAGATCGCCGACAACGACCGGGCGCGGACGGCGGCCGAGGTCTTCGGCCTGCGGGACGGGAAGGTCGCGTTCCTGTCGCACTGCGGTTCGCGGGGGATCGGACATAACCTTGCCAGCGGGCAGTTCAAGTCGCTCCAGGCCAAGTTCGAGAACTGGAGCATCCCGCTTCCCGGCGAGGACCGGGAGCTCGTCTACGCCCCGCTCGGCACCCCCGAGGCGGACGCGTACCTGGACGACATGGCCCTCGGGGCGAACTTCGCCACGATCAATCACCTCCTGATCAACGCCCTCGTGCTCGAGGCGTTTCAGGAAGTGATCCCCGGCGTGACGGGGGAGCTGGTGTACTTCATCAGCCACAACATCGCCCGGCAGGAGATCGTCGGGAACCGGCTGTCGTGGGTGCACCGGAAGGGCTCGACGCGGGCCTTCCCGGGCGGCCATCCGGCGCTGAAGGGGACGCTCTACGAGTCGACCGGGCATCCGATCCTGCTGCCCGGGAACCCGCAGGCGGGATCGTGTGTCATGGTGGCGGACGACGGGGCGGCGCTGAGCTGCTACAGCGTGAACCACGGAGCCGGACGGGTCCTGGGGCGCAAGCGGGCGATCCGCGAACTGGACCAGCGAAGCATCGACCAGTCGTTCGACGAGCAGGACATCCTGACGAACTGCCGGACCTATCCAAAGGATGAGGCCCCGGCGGCTTACAAGGATTTCAACGAGGTCCTGCGGTCGGTGAACCAGGCGGGCCTCGCGACCGAAGTCGCGCGGCTCAAGGCCCGGTTCGTCATCAAGGATGGCGACCAGGCGGACGACTGA
- the rtcA gene encoding RNA 3'-terminal phosphate cyclase, which produces MVTIDGSQGEGGGQILRSTLALSLVTRRPVRIENIRAGRPKPGLMRQHLTAVQAAARIGSAEVTGAEIGSKALTFVPQTVTPGRYTFSVGTAGSATLVLQTVLPALMIADGPSQLTLEGGTHNQWAPTFEFLKHAYLPIVSRMGPKVTAALERHGFHPAGGGRFQVEIEPVPRLKPLDLLERGELKNRSASAVVANLPGHIGDREVTTILDRLNWPPTNSLVEVVPAHGPGNVVFATLEYEHVTEVFTGFGRVGASAEHVANEVVRDVRNYLRSETPVGHYLADQILLPQGLCAYQSRLDGEPGRSSFATGPLTRHGITHIEILRKLLDLQITVEDRPDRALHVVTVGP; this is translated from the coding sequence TTGGTGACGATCGACGGATCCCAGGGGGAAGGGGGCGGGCAGATCCTGCGCTCGACTCTGGCTCTCTCGCTCGTCACGCGGCGGCCCGTCCGGATCGAGAACATCCGCGCCGGTCGGCCCAAGCCCGGTCTGATGCGGCAGCACCTGACCGCGGTGCAGGCGGCGGCGCGGATCGGATCGGCCGAGGTCACCGGCGCGGAGATCGGCTCCAAGGCGCTCACGTTCGTACCGCAGACGGTCACGCCGGGACGCTACACGTTCAGCGTCGGGACGGCGGGGAGCGCGACGCTCGTCCTCCAGACCGTTCTGCCCGCGCTCATGATCGCCGACGGGCCGTCGCAACTGACGCTCGAAGGGGGGACTCACAACCAGTGGGCGCCGACCTTCGAGTTCCTGAAGCACGCCTATCTGCCGATCGTCAGCCGGATGGGGCCGAAGGTGACCGCTGCGCTCGAACGCCACGGCTTTCACCCGGCGGGGGGCGGGCGGTTCCAGGTCGAGATCGAGCCGGTCCCGCGGCTGAAGCCGCTCGATCTTCTCGAACGGGGCGAGCTGAAGAACCGGTCGGCCTCGGCGGTCGTGGCGAACCTTCCCGGGCATATTGGCGACCGCGAGGTGACGACGATCCTGGACCGGCTGAACTGGCCTCCGACGAACAGTCTCGTCGAGGTCGTTCCGGCTCACGGGCCGGGGAACGTCGTCTTTGCGACGCTGGAGTATGAGCACGTCACCGAGGTCTTTACGGGCTTCGGGCGGGTCGGGGCGAGCGCGGAGCATGTCGCGAACGAGGTGGTCCGGGATGTCCGGAACTACCTCCGGAGCGAGACGCCGGTCGGTCATTACCTGGCGGACCAGATCCTGCTGCCGCAGGGGCTCTGTGCGTATCAGTCCCGGCTCGATGGTGAGCCCGGTCGTTCGTCGTTTGCGACGGGACCGCTGACCCGCCACGGCATCACGCACATCGAGATCCTCCGCAAGCTGCTCGATCTGCAGATCACGGTGGAGGACCGTCCCGACCGGGCGCTCCACGTCGTCACGGTCGGTCCGTAG
- the mutY gene encoding A/G-specific adenine glycosylase: protein MPTTMPPTELDWFDTPRLRRLRTAVLRWYATHGRDLPWRENRDPYRIWISEAMLQQTTVAAVKPYFARFLDRLPTLHDLAQAPEDDVLRLWEGLGYYSRARNLHRAAKEIVTRFNGTFPEDVETLMSLPGVGRYTAGAIASFAYDTRAPIVEANTLRLYSRLLGYRGDPRSKEGQTLLWTFAERILPRDESGAFNHAVMDLGATICRPADPDCPACPLKTSCRAFAEGTQAEIPVKAKRPELTDVIDATVVVSSGDRVLIRRRGPEERWAGLWDFPRVTLEAGGAASDAALHRVAIGTLGDWLKENVGLAGRDWAHLTDIRHGVTRYRIRLLCFTAASAAKPATFADDSGLRWVTLQEIDDVPLSMTGRKLAKAVREHTRERRLFS, encoded by the coding sequence ATGCCGACCACCATGCCCCCCACCGAACTGGACTGGTTCGACACACCCCGACTCCGACGACTGCGAACCGCCGTCCTCCGCTGGTACGCCACCCACGGACGCGACCTCCCCTGGCGCGAAAACCGCGATCCGTACCGCATCTGGATCAGCGAGGCGATGCTCCAGCAAACCACCGTCGCCGCCGTCAAACCCTACTTCGCGCGGTTCCTCGATCGGCTCCCCACTCTCCACGACCTCGCCCAGGCCCCCGAAGACGACGTCCTCCGACTCTGGGAAGGACTCGGCTACTACAGCCGCGCCCGCAACCTCCACCGCGCCGCCAAGGAAATCGTCACCCGCTTCAATGGCACCTTCCCCGAGGACGTCGAAACCCTGATGTCCCTCCCCGGTGTCGGCCGCTACACCGCCGGCGCCATCGCCTCCTTCGCCTACGACACCCGCGCCCCGATCGTCGAAGCCAACACCCTCCGCCTCTACAGCCGCCTCCTCGGCTACCGCGGCGACCCTCGCTCCAAGGAAGGCCAAACCCTCCTCTGGACCTTCGCCGAACGGATCCTCCCGCGCGATGAGAGCGGCGCCTTCAACCACGCCGTCATGGACCTCGGAGCGACCATCTGCCGCCCCGCCGATCCGGACTGCCCCGCCTGCCCCCTCAAGACCTCCTGCCGCGCCTTCGCCGAAGGAACCCAGGCCGAGATCCCCGTGAAGGCCAAACGGCCCGAACTCACCGACGTCATCGATGCGACCGTCGTCGTCTCGTCGGGCGACCGCGTCCTCATCCGCCGCCGCGGCCCGGAGGAGCGCTGGGCCGGCCTGTGGGACTTCCCGCGGGTGACGCTCGAAGCCGGCGGCGCCGCGTCGGACGCCGCCCTGCACCGGGTGGCAATCGGCACGCTTGGCGACTGGTTGAAGGAGAATGTCGGCCTCGCCGGCCGCGACTGGGCGCACCTGACAGACATCCGCCACGGCGTCACGCGGTATCGGATCCGGCTCCTTTGCTTCACCGCCGCGAGTGCGGCCAAGCCGGCGACGTTCGCCGACGATTCCGGTCTGCGGTGGGTGACGCTCCAGGAGATTGACGACGTCCCGCTGTCGATGACCGGACGGAAACTCGCGAAAGCTGTCCGCGAGCACACGCGCGAACGGCGGCTGTTTTCCTGA
- a CDS encoding tetratricopeptide repeat protein, producing the protein MMSFAWKSVRRVALALALAGGALSGPTAQADPYHYHGGRGGFGGHNHYHGGSFGYGPGFSFSVGSGGTYYGASSSFYGPGLSVYSGPSYGGPVIYPPLYIDQYGNPEGVGYGGYGYGVPYGYGYGVPYGYGVTSPYVYPQFGNTIERAPAPSGSFSPAMTDPGQAGRTIGRDPLNVRPNVQTHPQLVKPSTPDAQLRALRLQDMGDQQMRALRYSNAAQAYEKAIEAAPDIPDPYFRLAIAFIGKGRLVEAANTFEEAAALDPGLPWRAAKLDDVLGVENRLGKEQLKESVVQWANNDVRDAKRLFLLGVMMHLDNDPRSREILEAASKFGGGTPGLTAFLNPPANVPAATTPAPIPAAPNNNGGLLGPRNLSDPVMPRGNVPVPPQPQLNGIAPGNGNPLPPAPMPSTVPQVPALPTPAAPGNRGGSTIPVPTPAEPQPTPANGSGVELPIPVAPSPVPSAGTPPLLVPPR; encoded by the coding sequence ATGATGTCCTTTGCTTGGAAGTCGGTGCGTCGCGTGGCACTGGCGTTGGCCTTGGCCGGTGGTGCCCTTTCCGGTCCGACCGCACAGGCCGATCCGTATCACTACCACGGCGGACGCGGCGGCTTTGGCGGTCACAACCATTACCACGGCGGGAGCTTTGGCTACGGGCCGGGCTTCAGCTTCTCGGTCGGCTCCGGCGGGACCTATTACGGCGCGAGCTCCTCGTTCTACGGTCCGGGGCTCTCGGTCTACAGCGGCCCGTCCTACGGCGGCCCGGTGATCTACCCGCCGCTCTACATCGACCAGTACGGCAACCCGGAAGGGGTGGGATACGGCGGGTACGGGTATGGAGTCCCCTACGGGTACGGCTATGGCGTTCCGTACGGGTACGGCGTCACCTCTCCTTATGTCTATCCGCAGTTCGGGAACACGATCGAGCGGGCTCCGGCTCCGTCGGGCTCGTTCAGCCCGGCGATGACCGATCCCGGTCAGGCGGGACGGACGATCGGCCGCGATCCACTGAACGTCCGGCCGAATGTCCAGACGCATCCTCAGCTTGTGAAGCCCTCAACACCCGACGCGCAGCTCCGGGCGCTGCGGCTGCAGGATATGGGGGATCAGCAGATGCGGGCGTTGCGGTACTCCAACGCCGCCCAGGCCTATGAGAAGGCGATCGAAGCCGCGCCGGACATTCCCGATCCCTATTTCCGGCTGGCGATCGCCTTCATCGGGAAGGGGCGGCTGGTCGAGGCGGCGAACACCTTTGAAGAGGCGGCGGCGCTCGATCCGGGGCTGCCGTGGCGGGCGGCGAAGCTCGACGATGTCCTCGGTGTGGAGAACCGGCTGGGGAAGGAGCAGCTGAAGGAGTCGGTGGTGCAGTGGGCGAACAATGACGTCCGCGACGCCAAGCGGCTCTTCCTGCTCGGCGTGATGATGCACCTCGACAACGATCCGCGGTCCCGGGAGATTCTCGAGGCGGCGTCGAAGTTTGGTGGGGGGACACCTGGGCTGACGGCGTTCCTGAATCCTCCGGCGAATGTGCCGGCGGCGACGACACCCGCTCCGATTCCGGCGGCTCCGAACAACAATGGGGGGCTGCTGGGTCCGCGGAACCTGTCGGATCCGGTGATGCCGCGGGGGAATGTTCCAGTGCCGCCGCAGCCGCAGTTGAATGGGATTGCGCCGGGCAACGGCAATCCGTTGCCGCCGGCTCCGATGCCTTCGACGGTTCCGCAGGTGCCGGCGTTGCCGACGCCTGCGGCGCCGGGCAATCGGGGTGGTTCGACGATTCCGGTTCCGACGCCGGCGGAGCCGCAGCCGACGCCGGCGAATGGATCGGGTGTGGAGTTGCCGATTCCGGTCGCTCCGTCCCCGGTGCCGAGTGCGGGAACGCCGCCGCTGCTGGTTCCACCGCGGTAG
- a CDS encoding peroxiredoxin: MRRLTQLASVAAALLCFAAPASKLHAEDVKVGDKAPVFSAKDDTGKEWKSADHVGKKIVVVYFYPADCTGGCTKQAIGFTKDAKTLADMNVEVVGVSGDSVSNHQLFKKKESLGITLLADEDGKVAEAFGVPFAAGEKSVKVPVNGKEETLIRGGTAQRWTFIIGKDGKIAHKNDMVKAADDSANVISVVKTLK, encoded by the coding sequence ATGCGCCGTCTGACTCAACTGGCCTCCGTGGCCGCCGCTCTGCTGTGCTTCGCCGCCCCCGCCTCCAAGCTTCATGCCGAAGACGTCAAGGTGGGCGACAAGGCCCCGGTCTTCTCCGCCAAGGACGACACGGGCAAGGAATGGAAGTCGGCCGATCACGTCGGCAAGAAGATCGTCGTCGTCTACTTCTACCCGGCCGACTGCACCGGCGGCTGCACCAAGCAGGCGATCGGCTTCACCAAGGACGCCAAGACCCTCGCCGACATGAACGTGGAAGTCGTCGGCGTGAGCGGCGACTCGGTCAGCAACCACCAGCTGTTCAAGAAGAAGGAATCGCTCGGCATCACCCTCCTGGCGGACGAAGACGGCAAAGTGGCGGAGGCCTTCGGCGTCCCGTTCGCTGCTGGTGAGAAGTCGGTCAAGGTGCCGGTCAACGGCAAGGAAGAGACGCTGATCCGCGGCGGCACCGCCCAGCGGTGGACGTTCATCATCGGCAAGGACGGCAAGATCGCCCACAAGAACGACATGGTGAAGGCGGCCGACGACAGCGCGAACGTGATCTCGGTCGTCAAGACGCTGAAGTAG
- a CDS encoding S1C family serine protease, whose amino-acid sequence MASLRQMALAGLMGFGLASPAFAAVEPAVLQAEAARVQVVKEMCPTVVAIFDAGAKGGGSGVLVSNDGFAVTNFHVVGELGGFMKCGLNDGKVYDAVLVGIDPTGDVALIKLLGRDDFPAAKIGNSDELQPGDWAWVIGNPFLLATDFQPTVTYGIVSGTHRYQYPAGTFLEYTDCIQIDASINPGNSGGPLFNSKGELVGINGRGSFEKRGRVNVGVGYAISINQVMHFIDHLKSGRVVDHATLGATVQTNAEGDVIIANILEQSEAYRRGLRSGDELVTFAGRPIRSVNQFKNILGIYPKGWRLPISYTRDGQKTDTVVRLRALHRNAELNPAGEEPKPPQPPQPDPEKKPKENPLDPHGEAKNPPPEKYKHLYEEKAGYANFYFNRIARDRLMASVKGWGEYKGAAGAWTFAGKQNGKVDLQLKLTDAAVGLKSGMEAVVMPLNVDPTADPPGSGGLLLAFAHLRQLLLDPEGFTEFYYLGSEPFDGTGPMVDVLVTTRGLTTTRWYFARPEPRLLGWDTSVEEDLDECEIRIAEMGTLAARQFPRAFTVTSGGKPYAEIKLESADWGGK is encoded by the coding sequence ATGGCTTCTCTGCGACAGATGGCGCTGGCCGGTCTCATGGGCTTCGGTCTGGCTTCGCCGGCCTTCGCCGCCGTTGAGCCGGCGGTGCTTCAGGCGGAGGCGGCCCGCGTTCAGGTCGTCAAGGAGATGTGCCCGACCGTCGTCGCCATCTTCGACGCCGGCGCCAAGGGAGGGGGCTCGGGAGTCCTGGTCTCGAACGACGGCTTTGCCGTGACGAACTTCCACGTCGTGGGCGAGCTCGGCGGGTTCATGAAGTGCGGGCTGAACGACGGCAAGGTGTACGACGCCGTCCTCGTCGGGATCGATCCGACCGGCGACGTGGCCCTCATCAAGCTCCTCGGGCGCGACGACTTCCCCGCGGCGAAGATCGGCAACAGCGACGAGCTCCAGCCCGGCGACTGGGCGTGGGTCATCGGCAACCCCTTCCTCCTGGCGACCGACTTCCAGCCGACCGTGACCTACGGGATCGTCAGCGGGACGCACCGCTACCAGTACCCCGCGGGGACGTTCCTCGAATATACGGACTGCATCCAGATCGACGCCTCGATCAACCCCGGCAACTCCGGCGGACCGCTCTTCAACTCCAAGGGGGAACTGGTCGGGATCAACGGCCGCGGGTCGTTCGAGAAGCGGGGGCGGGTCAACGTCGGGGTCGGGTACGCGATCTCGATCAACCAGGTGATGCACTTCATCGACCACCTCAAGAGCGGCCGGGTCGTCGACCACGCCACACTCGGTGCGACCGTCCAGACGAATGCCGAAGGGGACGTGATCATCGCCAACATCCTCGAGCAGTCGGAGGCGTACCGCCGCGGGCTGCGTTCGGGGGATGAGCTCGTGACCTTCGCCGGCCGGCCGATCCGGAGCGTGAACCAGTTCAAGAACATCCTCGGGATCTACCCCAAGGGGTGGCGGCTGCCGATCTCGTACACGCGCGACGGGCAGAAGACCGACACCGTCGTCCGGCTGCGGGCGCTGCACCGCAACGCCGAGCTCAATCCGGCCGGTGAAGAGCCCAAGCCGCCGCAGCCGCCGCAGCCGGATCCGGAGAAGAAGCCGAAGGAGAACCCGCTCGATCCGCATGGCGAGGCGAAGAACCCGCCGCCGGAGAAGTACAAGCACCTCTATGAGGAGAAGGCGGGGTACGCCAACTTCTACTTCAACCGGATCGCCCGCGACCGGCTGATGGCTTCGGTCAAGGGGTGGGGGGAGTACAAAGGGGCGGCGGGTGCGTGGACGTTTGCGGGGAAGCAGAATGGCAAGGTCGACCTGCAGCTCAAGCTGACCGATGCCGCGGTGGGTCTGAAGAGCGGGATGGAGGCGGTCGTGATGCCGCTGAATGTCGATCCGACGGCGGACCCGCCGGGGTCGGGGGGGCTGCTGCTGGCGTTTGCCCATCTGCGGCAGTTGCTGCTCGATCCGGAGGGGTTCACGGAGTTCTATTATCTGGGGAGCGAGCCGTTCGACGGGACGGGGCCGATGGTGGACGTGCTGGTGACGACGCGGGGGCTGACGACGACGCGGTGGTACTTCGCGCGACCGGAGCCGCGGCTGCTCGGCTGGGACACGTCGGTGGAGGAGGATCTCGATGAGTGCGAGATCCGGATTGCCGAGATGGGGACCCTGGCGGCGCGGCAGTTCCCGCGTGCGTTCACGGTGACAAGTGGCGGGAAGCCCTACGCGGAGATCAAGCTGGAATCCGCGGACTGGGGCGGAAAGTGA
- a CDS encoding sigma-54-dependent transcriptional regulator: MTYNGSLLVVDDDRHICEAMADYLRSLGHRTETAMTCRDAISRIKEYNFDAVVCDVNLPDADGFQVLEWVVANKPETSVILLTGYGTIESAVESIRIGAFDYLTKPVIDDELNLAIQRALSQKRIVEENKKLKKQLDQKFGISNIIGRDYKMAKMFDLIESVADTRTTVLILGENGTGKTITARALHQLSSRREKPFVEVACGALTDTLLESELFGHVAGSFTGATHDKIGKFLQADGGTLFLDEIGTASPSLQVKLLRVLQDREFEAVGGNKTHKVDVRLVLATNENLEERVRRGEFRQDLFYRINVISVTQPPLRERIGDIPLLVQHYVRHINEQTGKQVEGFDDQSMQLMQRYQWPGNVRELVNVVERAIVLAKDRVITANDLPESFRRDLQEPRYNGQRIGAGNLKSALVNPERQIIVDALEGNGWNRQETARMLGINRTTLYKKMKKFQIEYETHAQLT; encoded by the coding sequence ATGACGTACAACGGTTCCCTGCTCGTGGTGGATGACGACCGGCATATCTGCGAAGCCATGGCGGACTACCTCCGCAGCCTCGGCCATCGCACCGAAACCGCGATGACCTGCCGCGACGCCATCAGCCGCATCAAGGAATACAACTTCGACGCCGTCGTCTGCGACGTGAACCTCCCGGACGCCGACGGCTTCCAGGTCCTCGAATGGGTCGTGGCCAACAAGCCCGAGACCTCGGTGATCCTGCTCACCGGCTACGGCACCATCGAAAGCGCCGTGGAGTCGATCCGCATCGGAGCCTTCGACTACCTGACGAAGCCCGTCATCGACGACGAACTGAACCTCGCCATCCAGCGGGCCCTCAGCCAGAAGCGGATCGTCGAAGAGAACAAGAAGCTCAAGAAGCAGCTCGACCAGAAGTTCGGGATCTCCAACATCATCGGCCGCGACTACAAGATGGCCAAGATGTTCGACCTGATCGAAAGCGTCGCCGATACCCGGACGACGGTCCTGATCCTCGGTGAAAACGGCACCGGCAAGACCATCACCGCCCGGGCCCTCCACCAGCTCAGCAGCCGCCGCGAGAAGCCCTTCGTGGAAGTTGCCTGCGGAGCCCTCACGGATACCCTCCTCGAGAGCGAATTGTTCGGCCACGTCGCCGGCTCGTTCACCGGGGCCACGCACGACAAGATCGGTAAGTTCCTGCAGGCGGACGGCGGCACGCTGTTCCTCGACGAAATCGGGACCGCCTCGCCGAGCCTCCAGGTGAAGCTCCTCCGCGTCCTCCAGGACCGGGAGTTCGAGGCGGTCGGCGGCAACAAGACCCACAAGGTCGACGTCCGGCTCGTGCTGGCGACGAACGAAAACCTCGAAGAGCGGGTCCGCCGCGGCGAGTTCCGCCAGGACCTGTTCTACCGGATCAACGTCATCTCCGTGACGCAGCCCCCGCTGCGGGAGCGGATCGGCGATATCCCGCTGCTCGTGCAGCACTATGTGCGGCACATCAACGAGCAGACCGGCAAGCAGGTGGAAGGCTTCGACGACCAGTCGATGCAGCTCATGCAGCGGTACCAGTGGCCGGGCAACGTCCGGGAACTGGTGAACGTGGTCGAGCGGGCGATCGTCCTGGCGAAGGACCGCGTCATCACGGCGAATGACCTGCCGGAGTCGTTCCGCCGGGACCTGCAGGAGCCGCGTTACAACGGCCAGCGGATCGGAGCGGGGAACCTCAAGTCGGCCCTCGTGAACCCGGAGCGTCAGATCATCGTCGACGCTCTCGAGGGGAACGGCTGGAACCGTCAGGAGACCGCCCGGATGCTGGGGATCAACCGGACGACGCTCTACAAGAAGATGAAGAAGTTCCAGATCGAATACGAAACCCACGCCCAGCTCACCTGA
- a CDS encoding GyrI-like domain-containing protein yields the protein MDYVVRVEQASSLPLAVVKRVAGPRDLSRIVPEACGIVWNVIKSQQVPGAGRHVALYLDDQIHLEIGVELKAPFAGHGEVVGSVTPAGTVATTTHFGPYGGLHAAHDAIHRWCAAHGHALAGPRWEIYGHWQEEWNNDPSKIRTDIFYVLKPASGGQ from the coding sequence ATGGACTACGTCGTCCGGGTCGAGCAGGCCAGCAGCCTTCCGCTGGCGGTCGTGAAGCGGGTCGCCGGGCCGCGGGACCTCTCGCGGATCGTCCCCGAAGCGTGCGGGATCGTCTGGAACGTCATCAAGTCGCAGCAGGTCCCCGGCGCGGGCCGTCACGTCGCCCTGTATCTCGACGACCAGATCCACCTCGAAATCGGTGTCGAGCTCAAGGCTCCCTTTGCCGGTCACGGCGAGGTGGTCGGCTCCGTCACCCCCGCAGGGACGGTCGCGACGACGACACACTTCGGCCCCTACGGCGGGCTCCACGCGGCCCACGACGCGATCCACCGCTGGTGTGCCGCCCACGGCCACGCGCTCGCCGGTCCCCGCTGGGAGATTTACGGCCACTGGCAGGAGGAGTGGAACAACGATCCGTCGAAGATTCGGACGGACATCTTCTATGTGCTGAAACCGGCCAGCGGCGGTCAATGA